In the genome of Pseudomonas putida, one region contains:
- a CDS encoding sulfate ABC transporter substrate-binding protein: MKKLFTASLLAAGLALGNLAQAAPTLLNVSYDVMRDFYKDYNQAFQKHWEAEHNEKVNVQMSFGGSSKQARAVIDGLPADVITMNMATDINALADNGKLVPDNWVSRLPNNSAPFTSATVFIVRKGNPKALKDWPDLLKDGVQVIVPNPKTSGNGRYTYLSAWGYVLKQGGDEAKARDFVGKLFKQAPVLDTGGRAATTTFMTNQIGDVLVTFENEAEMIAREFGRDQFEVVYPSVSAEAEPPVSVVDKVVERKKSRPMAEEYLKYLWSPAAQEIAAQNYLRPRDATVLAKYTDRFPKVDFLSVEKTFGDWRTVQKTHFNDGGVFDQIYTSN; the protein is encoded by the coding sequence GTGAAAAAGCTCTTCACCGCCTCGCTGCTCGCCGCAGGACTCGCCCTGGGCAACCTGGCCCAGGCCGCTCCGACCCTGCTGAACGTGTCTTATGACGTGATGCGCGACTTCTACAAGGACTACAACCAGGCGTTCCAAAAGCATTGGGAAGCCGAGCACAATGAAAAGGTCAATGTGCAGATGTCCTTCGGCGGTTCGAGCAAGCAGGCCCGGGCGGTGATCGATGGCCTGCCGGCCGACGTCATCACCATGAACATGGCCACCGACATCAATGCCCTGGCCGACAACGGCAAGCTGGTCCCGGACAACTGGGTTTCGCGCCTGCCGAACAACAGCGCGCCCTTCACTTCGGCCACCGTGTTCATCGTGCGCAAGGGCAACCCCAAGGCCCTGAAGGACTGGCCAGACCTGCTCAAGGACGGCGTGCAGGTGATCGTGCCCAACCCCAAGACCTCGGGTAACGGCCGCTACACCTACCTCTCCGCCTGGGGCTATGTGCTCAAGCAGGGCGGCGACGAAGCCAAGGCCCGCGACTTCGTCGGCAAGCTGTTCAAGCAGGCGCCGGTACTCGATACCGGCGGTCGCGCCGCCACCACGACCTTCATGACCAACCAGATCGGCGATGTGCTGGTGACCTTCGAGAACGAGGCCGAGATGATCGCCCGCGAGTTCGGTCGCGACCAGTTCGAAGTGGTCTACCCGAGCGTGTCGGCCGAGGCCGAACCACCGGTGAGCGTGGTCGACAAGGTGGTCGAGCGCAAGAAGTCCCGCCCCATGGCCGAGGAGTACCTCAAATACCTGTGGTCGCCGGCGGCCCAAGAGATCGCTGCGCAGAACTACCTGCGCCCGCGTGATGCCACCGTACTGGCCAAGTACACCGACCGTTTCCCGAAAGTCGACTTCCTGTCGGTGGAGAAGACCTTCGGTGACTGGCGCACCGTGCAGAAGACCCACTTCAACGACGGCGGCGTGTTCGACCAGATCTACACCAGCAATTAA
- a CDS encoding DMT family transporter: MDNSLRRGSLEMVAAMLISGTIGWFVLVSGQPVLDVVFWRCVFGAVTLLLICAAMGFLKPGVLTRTTFLLAVASGMAIVGNWVLLFASYSKASIAIGTAVYNVQPFMLVGLAALFLGEKITLPKMAWLSLAFLGMLAIVSAHGNGQGGAGEYLLGIVLALGAAFLYAVAALIIKRLSGTPPHMIALVQVTTGILLLAPWVGGEGLPGETSALASLLTLGVVHTGVMYVLLYSAIQRLPTALTGALSFIYPIAAILVDWVAFDHRLAPLQWLGVAAILLAAAGMQQGWWFRSARIAVKGQ, translated from the coding sequence ATGGACAATTCGTTGCGCCGTGGCTCGCTGGAAATGGTCGCCGCCATGCTGATTTCCGGGACCATCGGTTGGTTCGTGCTGGTGTCCGGACAACCGGTGCTGGACGTGGTGTTCTGGCGCTGCGTATTCGGCGCCGTCACGTTGTTGCTGATCTGCGCTGCCATGGGCTTTCTCAAACCCGGGGTACTGACGCGCACCACCTTTCTGCTGGCGGTGGCCAGTGGCATGGCCATCGTCGGCAACTGGGTGTTGCTGTTCGCCTCGTACTCCAAGGCCTCGATTGCCATTGGCACGGCGGTCTACAACGTGCAGCCGTTCATGCTCGTGGGGCTGGCGGCGTTGTTCTTGGGGGAAAAGATCACCTTGCCCAAGATGGCCTGGCTGAGCCTGGCCTTTCTCGGCATGCTGGCCATCGTCAGTGCCCATGGCAATGGCCAGGGCGGGGCAGGCGAGTACCTGTTGGGCATCGTTCTGGCCTTGGGTGCGGCCTTTCTCTATGCCGTGGCCGCGCTGATCATCAAGCGCCTGAGCGGAACGCCGCCGCACATGATCGCGCTGGTGCAGGTGACTACCGGCATCCTGCTGCTGGCACCGTGGGTGGGCGGTGAGGGGCTGCCGGGCGAGACGTCGGCGCTGGCCAGCCTGTTGACCTTGGGGGTTGTGCACACTGGCGTGATGTACGTGCTGCTGTACAGCGCTATCCAGCGTCTGCCCACCGCTCTGACGGGGGCGCTGTCGTTCATCTACCCCATTGCGGCGATCCTGGTCGATTGGGTGGCCTTCGACCATCGACTGGCGCCGTTGCAGTGGCTGGGCGTAGCGGCGATCCTGCTGGCTGCAGCGGGGATGCAGCAGGGGTGGTGGTTCCGTTCGGCCAGGATCGCGGTGAAGGGACAGTGA
- a CDS encoding class I SAM-dependent methyltransferase: MTSPIPTLEQHLLAALDPAPQETRRLFHGRGRCWPGLEQITVDWLDGVLLVALFREPPEGQLAELEAMLRNLAERPQWAGQAILIQHRYLPDSPGQWLLGEPCQQRAVVEDGLKYLLDLGVRQNNGLFLDMRYGRRWVREQATGKRVLNLFAYTCGFSVAAIAGGAQQVVNLDMAKAALSRGRENHRLNDHDPSRVAYLGHELFKSWGKVRKYGPYDLIIIDPPTFQRGSFVLTQDYAKILRRLPELLMEGGTVLACVNDPGIGPDFLIEGMAEHAPGLAFVERLDNPPEFPDADPEGGLKALVFRQQA, from the coding sequence ATGACCTCGCCGATCCCTACCCTCGAGCAGCATCTGCTCGCAGCCCTCGACCCCGCCCCGCAAGAGACCCGCCGCCTGTTCCACGGCCGTGGCCGCTGCTGGCCGGGGCTTGAGCAGATCACGGTCGATTGGCTGGATGGCGTGCTGCTGGTGGCGCTGTTCCGCGAGCCGCCCGAGGGTCAGTTGGCCGAACTGGAAGCGATGCTGCGCAACCTCGCTGAGCGCCCGCAATGGGCCGGCCAGGCCATCCTCATCCAGCACCGTTACCTGCCCGACAGCCCCGGTCAGTGGCTGCTCGGCGAGCCTTGCCAGCAACGCGCGGTGGTGGAGGATGGCCTCAAGTACCTGCTTGACCTGGGGGTGCGCCAGAACAACGGGCTATTCCTCGACATGCGCTACGGACGTCGTTGGGTGCGCGAGCAGGCCACCGGCAAGCGGGTGCTCAACCTGTTCGCCTACACCTGTGGGTTCTCGGTGGCGGCGATCGCTGGCGGCGCGCAGCAGGTGGTCAACCTGGACATGGCCAAGGCTGCGTTGTCCCGGGGACGGGAGAACCACCGGCTCAATGACCATGACCCATCCCGCGTCGCGTACCTGGGCCATGAGTTGTTCAAGTCCTGGGGCAAGGTGCGCAAGTACGGGCCTTATGACCTGATCATCATCGACCCGCCCACCTTCCAGAGGGGCAGTTTCGTCCTGACCCAGGACTACGCCAAGATCCTGCGACGCTTGCCAGAATTGTTGATGGAAGGGGGAACGGTACTGGCCTGCGTCAACGACCCAGGCATCGGGCCGGACTTTCTGATCGAGGGCATGGCCGAGCATGCGCCGGGGCTGGCCTTCGTCGAGCGGTTGGACAACCCGCCAGAGTTTCCAGATGCGGACCCGGAAGGTGGGCTGAAGGCGCTGGTGTTCCGTCAGCAGGCCTGA